In one window of Fusobacterium perfoetens DNA:
- the pgsC gene encoding poly-gamma-glutamate biosynthesis protein PgsC, whose product MVNEIIILGIIISIIFYEITEISPGGLIVPAYLAFYMDNPKRVIVTILSGIITYFIVKVISDRTILYGRRKFTVYVLVGFLMREVLKQFNIFLEGYDIFILGGNIIGVIIPAIMARDIERNGMIKSIFSLLMLSTFIKAVVEIVYEVGGLY is encoded by the coding sequence ATGGTTAATGAAATAATTATACTGGGGATTATAATAAGTATAATTTTTTATGAAATAACTGAAATATCTCCAGGAGGGCTTATAGTACCAGCTTATTTAGCTTTTTATATGGATAATCCTAAAAGAGTGATAGTAACAATACTTTCTGGTATAATAACATATTTTATTGTAAAAGTTATTTCAGATAGAACAATTCTTTATGGTAGAAGAAAATTTACAGTATATGTTTTGGTTGGATTTTTAATGAGAGAGGTGTTAAAACAATTTAATATCTTTTTAGAAGGATATGATATTTTTATTCTTGGAGGAAATATTATAGGGGTAATCATTCCAGCCATAATGGCTAGAGATATTGAAAGGAATGGAATGATAAAAAGTATATTTTCATTGTTGATGTTATCTACTTTTATAAAAGCTGTTGTAGAGATTGTATATGAGGTAGGTGGATTATATTGA
- the pgsW gene encoding poly-gamma-glutamate system protein, with protein MRTKKDLILLVLCSLILIFIHYGLKNRDIKVKNKFYNEMVLSAKNMEKLTNEIKAEKIRRGIFIDKNIDKNLTGLMGEEWSGISTTLGNEEAKRTSINPDFSALIVKNLKELKLKEGDVVVANMSSSFPALNLALISALDTLKLKGVLINSVGSSNYGGNLEEFDYLDMENHLYKKGLIKNRSESFSFGGINDIGKEFEESTKERIKDKNQEYGLKFFYEEELDKNIEERYRYYQEKSGGKIGAFVNVGGNLLSLGKNADIVINTKVLLNKEKNLNVKGGLVGKFLEDNKPVLYLLNIKGIALANGILIDPVPFPEIGTSQVYYEKQTNLSYNIAIVIIFLLFVGKILFVNKKFKKVENIEKT; from the coding sequence TTGAGAACAAAAAAAGATTTAATTTTATTGGTACTTTGTAGCTTGATTTTAATTTTTATACATTATGGTTTAAAGAATAGAGATATAAAAGTAAAAAATAAATTTTATAATGAGATGGTTTTATCAGCTAAAAATATGGAAAAATTAACTAATGAAATAAAAGCTGAAAAAATAAGAAGAGGAATTTTCATTGATAAAAATATAGATAAAAATCTTACTGGTCTTATGGGAGAAGAGTGGAGTGGAATATCTACTACTTTGGGAAATGAAGAGGCTAAAAGAACAAGTATAAATCCAGATTTTTCAGCTCTTATAGTAAAAAATCTTAAAGAACTAAAATTAAAAGAGGGAGATGTGGTAGTTGCCAATATGTCAAGCTCTTTTCCAGCTCTTAATCTTGCTCTTATTTCAGCTCTTGATACATTAAAACTAAAGGGAGTTTTAATAAATAGTGTTGGTTCTTCTAATTATGGTGGAAATTTAGAAGAATTTGATTATCTCGATATGGAAAATCATCTTTATAAAAAAGGGCTTATAAAAAATAGAAGTGAATCTTTTTCGTTTGGTGGAATAAATGATATTGGAAAAGAATTTGAGGAAAGTACAAAAGAGAGAATAAAAGATAAAAATCAAGAATATGGGCTAAAATTTTTCTATGAGGAAGAACTTGATAAAAATATAGAGGAAAGGTACAGATATTATCAAGAAAAAAGTGGTGGAAAAATAGGAGCTTTTGTGAATGTGGGAGGAAATCTTTTATCTCTTGGAAAAAATGCTGATATAGTAATAAATACAAAAGTTTTATTAAATAAAGAAAAAAATCTAAATGTAAAGGGTGGATTAGTTGGAAAGTTTTTAGAGGACAACAAACCAGTTTTATACCTTTTGAATATAAAAGGGATTGCTCTTGCAAATGGAATTTTAATCGATCCTGTTCCATTTCCTGAGATAGGAACTTCACAAGTCTATTATGAGAAACAGACAAATTTATCTTATAATATTGCAATAGTAATTATTTTTTTGTTGTTTGTTGGAAAAATTTTATTTGTTAATAAAAAATTTAAAAAAGTAGAAAATATAGAAAAAACATAA
- a CDS encoding ATP-binding protein: MEHSKINPLIDIEYIKTKAENKYFDVKSSKIKASDLAPHFSAFANAEGGVIIVGVSDKKREFEGMKSLPHDKYNDIISSPKECCSPMPNYKLEILTFENKNGEIDEIFLFHIEAETERIIRTKNGTTYLRIGDRSKELKGEDLINLEYSKNTRRYEDELNKEATLEDLDLELLKEYKEKISALNLSDEQVLKARGFLKEKDNKKYLTNGAILLFSKNVTEFYPNCRVRFLRYDGNSMQVGERINIIKDINIEDSLLKIIPKTREVISLQLRDFMSLNKETGKFLVVPEYPEFAWLEGIVNAITHREYSFQGNYIMVAMFNDRLEITSPGKLPNIVTLENIKETRYSRNPRIARVLTEFGWVRELNEGVKRIYEDMKIFFLDEPQYSEPNNSVKLILKNNIIMRKLRQSDKLESSIGEEAWSKLDSTDKKIILYIANRGQANRKELEKEINKSATTINRRIKNLIEKGLIIRIGDKSDPKHHLELKIK; the protein is encoded by the coding sequence ATGGAACATTCAAAAATAAATCCTTTAATAGATATTGAATATATCAAAACAAAAGCAGAAAATAAATACTTTGACGTTAAATCATCTAAAATAAAAGCCAGTGATTTGGCTCCTCATTTTTCCGCTTTTGCCAATGCTGAGGGTGGGGTTATAATAGTTGGAGTAAGTGATAAAAAAAGAGAATTTGAAGGAATGAAGAGTCTACCTCACGATAAATATAATGATATCATCTCTTCTCCTAAAGAGTGTTGTTCTCCTATGCCTAATTATAAATTAGAAATATTGACCTTTGAAAATAAAAATGGAGAAATTGATGAAATATTCTTATTTCATATAGAAGCTGAAACTGAAAGAATAATTAGAACAAAAAATGGCACTACTTATCTAAGAATAGGTGATAGAAGTAAAGAGTTAAAAGGTGAAGATTTAATTAATTTAGAATATTCTAAAAACACAAGACGTTACGAGGATGAATTAAATAAAGAAGCCACATTAGAAGATTTAGATTTAGAACTTTTAAAAGAATATAAAGAAAAAATATCTGCTTTAAATTTATCTGATGAACAAGTTTTAAAAGCTAGAGGTTTTCTTAAAGAAAAAGATAATAAAAAATATTTAACTAACGGAGCTATTCTACTATTTTCTAAAAATGTAACTGAATTTTATCCAAATTGTAGAGTTAGATTTTTAAGATATGATGGAAATTCTATGCAGGTTGGAGAAAGAATTAATATTATAAAAGATATAAATATAGAAGATTCTTTGTTAAAAATAATTCCAAAAACTAGAGAGGTGATTTCTTTACAATTAAGAGATTTTATGAGCTTAAATAAAGAAACTGGCAAATTTTTAGTCGTTCCTGAATATCCTGAATTTGCTTGGTTAGAAGGAATAGTTAATGCAATAACTCATAGAGAATATTCTTTTCAAGGAAACTATATAATGGTTGCAATGTTTAATGATAGACTTGAAATTACAAGTCCTGGAAAACTTCCTAATATTGTTACTTTAGAAAATATAAAAGAAACTAGATACTCGAGAAATCCTAGAATAGCCAGAGTTTTAACAGAATTTGGCTGGGTAAGAGAACTTAACGAAGGGGTTAAAAGAATATACGAAGATATGAAAATATTTTTCTTAGATGAACCGCAGTATTCTGAACCTAATAATAGTGTAAAATTAATTTTAAAAAATAATATCATTATGAGAAAATTAAGACAAAGTGATAAATTAGAAAGTTCTATTGGAGAAGAAGCTTGGTCTAAATTAGATTCTACAGACAAAAAAATTATTTTATATATTGCTAATAGAGGACAAGCAAATAGAAAAGAACTAGAAAAAGAAATCAATAAATCAGCAACAACAATTAATAGAAGAATAAAAAATTTAATTGAAAAAGGATTAATTATAAGAATTGGAGATAAAAGTGATCCTAAGCACCATTTAGAATTAAAAATCAAATAA
- a CDS encoding toxin-antitoxin system YwqK family antitoxin: MKKNYLLNNGIKFFILSSLLFQGACTSLNTTSSENPYRLSTVTASGTGEIIDLSLSKDSIRRVFPISRGKINGVYREFYSTGIIKEEICFVKGQKYGIAKKFYEDGTLKLEGNFIKNQPFGDFKYYYSDGKLARIENYSLGVFQGEYKEFYENGNLRYSVNYENGYKTGKCTSYYDNGKLKEEGNYLQGKRVGIWKTYDENGKLIFSEDYKDKGFIRPEER, encoded by the coding sequence ATGAAGAAGAACTACTTGTTAAATAATGGAATTAAGTTTTTTATTTTATCATCTCTTTTATTTCAAGGGGCTTGTACTAGCCTAAATACAACTTCTTCTGAAAATCCTTATAGACTTTCCACTGTTACTGCTAGCGGAACTGGAGAGATTATCGACCTTTCTTTGAGTAAAGATAGTATAAGAAGAGTTTTTCCTATCTCTCGTGGAAAAATAAATGGAGTATATAGGGAGTTTTATTCTACTGGTATTATTAAAGAAGAGATTTGCTTTGTAAAAGGTCAAAAATATGGAATTGCTAAAAAATTCTATGAAGATGGTACTCTTAAATTAGAGGGAAACTTTATAAAAAATCAACCTTTTGGAGATTTTAAATACTACTATTCTGATGGAAAACTAGCAAGAATCGAAAATTACTCTTTAGGAGTTTTTCAAGGAGAGTACAAAGAGTTCTATGAAAATGGAAATCTTAGATATTCAGTAAACTATGAAAATGGATACAAAACTGGAAAATGTACTTCTTATTATGATAATGGAAAATTAAAAGAAGAGGGCAATTATTTACAAGGAAAAAGAGTTGGTATCTGGAAAACTTATGATGAAAATGGAAAACTTATTTTTTCCGAAGACTATAAAGATAAAGGTTTTATAAGACCTGAAGAAAGATAA
- the accD gene encoding acetyl-CoA carboxylase, carboxyltransferase subunit beta, which produces MRFFSLRKKKYATLTVKDEVDENRMLEEDKKNTGITEEPSDLWEKCPECGEIVLKKDIGRNLYRCPNCGHYYRMSARERIDLLIDGGTFVEEDANLQTEDFLGFEGYKTKVEKAEGKTGINEAVVSGIGKIKGIEVSIAVMDFDFLGGSMGSVVGEKITRALERALEKRIPAIVVSSSGGARMYEGIVSLMQMAKTSAAVHRLKKAGIPYISIPVNPTTGGVTASFAMLGDVIITEPKALIGFAGQRVIEQTIKQKLPKGFQTSEFLLKHGMLDIITKREEMKDTVAKVLSNLV; this is translated from the coding sequence ATGAGATTTTTTTCTCTAAGAAAGAAAAAATATGCAACTTTAACAGTAAAAGACGAAGTCGATGAAAACAGAATGCTTGAGGAAGATAAGAAAAATACTGGTATCACTGAAGAGCCTTCTGATCTTTGGGAAAAATGCCCAGAATGTGGGGAGATAGTTTTAAAGAAAGATATCGGAAGAAACCTATACAGATGTCCAAACTGTGGTCATTATTATAGAATGAGTGCTAGAGAAAGAATAGACTTACTTATTGATGGTGGAACATTTGTAGAAGAAGATGCAAATCTTCAAACAGAAGACTTTTTAGGATTTGAGGGGTACAAGACAAAAGTTGAAAAAGCAGAGGGAAAAACAGGTATAAATGAGGCTGTTGTTTCTGGAATAGGAAAAATAAAAGGCATCGAAGTAAGTATAGCTGTAATGGACTTTGATTTCCTTGGTGGAAGTATGGGTTCAGTTGTTGGAGAAAAAATAACAAGAGCTTTAGAAAGAGCGTTAGAAAAAAGAATACCAGCTATTGTAGTATCAAGTTCTGGAGGAGCTAGAATGTATGAAGGAATAGTTTCTCTTATGCAGATGGCGAAAACATCAGCAGCAGTTCACAGACTTAAAAAAGCTGGAATACCATATATTTCTATCCCTGTAAATCCTACAACAGGAGGAGTTACAGCATCTTTTGCTATGCTTGGTGACGTTATAATAACTGAGCCAAAAGCATTAATAGGTTTTGCTGGACAAAGGGTTATAGAACAAACAATAAAACAAAAACTTCCAAAAGGATTCCAAACAAGTGAATTTTTATTAAAACACGGAATGCTTGATATAATAACAAAAAGAGAAGAGATGAAAGATACAGTAGCAAAAGTTTTAAGTAACTTGGTCTAA